A window from Salmo trutta chromosome 29, fSalTru1.1, whole genome shotgun sequence encodes these proteins:
- the cdh15 gene encoding cadherin-15, translating to MLAQEMASRGLAVLCVLVAGLGQVGSSGQAGREDLNPAVLYPWRQRSSGGLSRVKRDWIIPPIRVLENSKQVPENLVQIKSDKIFTGEVIYKLEGPGVDQDPKNLFEIDDKTGWIRSMIPLDREKYRSFTLKAFALSPSGERLENPSTIEIVVLDQNDNRPNFSQKEFAGSVYEFSVPGTSVMSVTATDADDPTTDNAILSYSIIGQESIPPLRINKTMFGINNETGAIYTRDVGLDWEVVKGFRLILQVADMSGMGLTSFANAVIHVIDINNNPPRFSPYLYTMSAVENKVDFVIGWVNATDNDEPGTGNWETKYTIAKGNPSRNFAIRTDPVTNEGILSVVKALDYESQEVYTLTLTVENVNPLSIKAPKNPVSSATVVVTVVNENEAPRFIKDPIEILVPESVVPGTVLASNIAYDPDNAKLKYDILRDPEGWLIINHETGEIAARKPFNVRSPHVKNNIYNAVIRVTDTDAGGISTTASLVITLRETNDFFPQLFPLMGTVCSESGRKTSGLFLTAVDEDLPPHAEPFTFHLQDINVSANWTIIQVNETHAVLRPLVELETGEYAVTVLVTDSGTPSLSAYAQVNVTVCPCGKDGECKAEAAAIFGTRVGVSFIALLVIMASIALLLLLLLLAVAVGNCRRHHMKKGEGLLVGDSDEDIRDNVLNYDEQGGGEEDENAFNIDLLRNPADVGPLPISFYPPVSGIPRGKQPLRKDYPDNLPSPSYPRKPPADPTDIEDFINDGLEAADHDPNIPPYDTALIYDYEGDGSLAGSLSSIASASSDGDQDYDYLNDWGPRFKKLANMYDPR from the exons GTCGGGAGCAGCGGCCAAGCGGGCAGGGAGGACCTGAACCCAGCGgtcctgtatccatggagacAGAGGAGCAGTGGGGGTCTGAGCAGGGTGAAGAGGGACTGGATCATCCCTCCAATCAGGGTGCTGGAGAACAGCAAGCAAGTCCCTGAAAACCTGGTCCAG ATCAAATCAGACAAGATTTTCACCGGAGAAGTGATCTACAAGCTGGAAGGACCAGGGGTTGACCAGGACCCTAAGAACCTGTTTGAGATAGACGATAAAACGGGCTGGATCAGGAGCATGATTCCCCTggacagagagaaatacagaaGCTTCACG CTGAAAGCCTTTGCCCTGTCGCCcagtggagagagactggagaatCCCTCCACCATTGAGATCGTAGTACTGGATCAAAATGATAACCGGCCCAACTTCTCCCAGAAAGAGTTTGCTGGATCCGTTTATGAATTCTCCGTACCAG GCACATCTGTGATGTCTGTGACTGCGACTGATGCTGACGACCCAACCACAGACAACGCTATCCTGAGCTACTCCATCATTGGCCAGGAGAGCATCCCGCCTCTCCGCATCAATAAGACCATGTTTGGCATCAACAACGAGACAGGGGCCATTTACACACGAGACGTGGGGCTAGACTGGGAG GTGGTTAAAGGTTTTAGGTTGATACTGCAGGTTGCTGACATGTCAGGCATGGGGTTAACCAGTTTTGCCAATGCTGTCATACATGTGATTGACATCAACAACAATCCCCCACGATTCTCCCCATACCTG TACACTATGTCAGCTGTGGAGAACAAAGTAGATTTCGTGATTGGCTGGGTCAACGCCACAGACAATGATGAGCCAGGGACAGGAAACTGGGAGACAAAATACACCATCGCCAAGGGCAACCCCTCTAGGAACTTTGCCATTCGCACAGACCCTGTGACCAATGAGGGTATTCTGTCAGTGGTGAAG GCTCTGGACTACGAGTCCCAAGAGGTGTATACTCTGACTCTGACAGTGGAGAATGTGAACCCTCTCAGCATCAAGGCCCCCAAGAACCCCGTAAGCAGTGCCACAGTGGTGGTGACCGTGGTGAATGAGAACGAGGCCCCACGCTTTATTAAAGACCCCATAGAGATCTTGGTTCCTGAGTCTGTGGTCCCTGGCACCGTGCTGGCCAGTAACATCGCCTACGATCCTGATAATGCAAAACTCAA GTATGACATACTCAGAGATCCTGAGGGATGGCTTATAATCAATCACGAGACTGGAGAAATCGCAGCCAGGAAACCGTTCAATGTCCGCTCCCCTCACGTCAAGAACAACATTTACAATGCAGTCATCAGAGTCACAGACACAG ATGCTGGTGGAATCTCGACCACAGCGTCTCTGGTGATCACGTTGCGGGAGACCAAtgacttcttccctcagctgttcCCCCTGATGGGGACGGTGTGCAGCGAGTCAGGCCGGAAGACATCTGGTCTGTTCCTGACTGCTGTGGATGAGGACCTGCCCCCTCATGCTGAACCCTTCACCTTCCACCTGCAAGACATCAATGTGTCTGCCAACTGGACCATCATACAGGTCAATG AGACTCATGCAGTGCTGCGACCCCTGGTAGAGCTGGAGACAGGGGAGTATGCTGTCACTGTGTTGGTGACTGACTCTGGCACCCCAAGTCTCAGTGCATACGCTCAGGTCAATGTGACGGTGTGTCCGTGTGGGAAAGACGGTGAATGTAAGGCCGAAGCTGCTGCCATATTTGGAACACGAGTTGGTGTCAGCTTCATCGCCTTACTGGTCATCATGGCCAGCATCGCACTCCTGCTCT TGTTGCTGCTCCTGGCTGTAGCCGTGGGTAACTGCAGACGGCATCATATGAAGAAAGGAGAGGGGCTGCTGGTGGGGGATTCAGACGAAGACATTCGTGACAACGTCCTGAACTACGACGAGcagggtggtggagaggaggatgag AATGCCTTCAACATTGACCTACTGAGGAACCCAGCGGATGTGGGACCACTCCCAATATCCTTCTACCCTCCCGTCTCTGGCATCCCCAGGGGAAAGCAGCCACTCAGGAAAGACTACCCAGACAACCTGCCCTCCCCCTCGTATCCACGGAAACCCCCAGCGGACCCCACTGACATTGAGGACTTCATCAATGAT GGCCTGGAGGCAGCAGACCATGACCCCAACATCCCGCCCTACGACACAGCTCTGATCTATGACTACGAGGGTGATGGCTCCCTGGCAGGCAGCCTGAGCTCCATCGCCTCAGCCAGCTCAGACGGCGACCAGGACTATGACTACCTCAACGACTGGGGACCACGCTTTAAGAAACTGGCCAACATGTACGACCCACGCTAA